In Dama dama isolate Ldn47 chromosome 20, ASM3311817v1, whole genome shotgun sequence, a single window of DNA contains:
- the PLEKHO1 gene encoding pleckstrin homology domain-containing family O member 1 isoform X2 — translation MAVASTSTSDGMLTLDLIQEEDPSPEEPTSCAESFRVDLDKSVAQLAGSRRRADSDRVQPSSDRVGGLPRLWEKPDKGATYTPQAPKKLTATEKSRCASLEEILSQRDAAPAHTLQRRAEDPPTPIPPHPGQLSRIQDLVARKLEKTQELLAEVQGLGDGKRKAKDPPRSPPDSESEQLLLETERLLGEASSNWSQAKRVLQEVRELRDLYRQMDLQTPDSHLRQTTQHSHYRKSLM, via the exons ATGGCTGTG GCTTCAACCTCTACCTCGGATGGGATGCTGACCTTGGACCTGATCCAGGAGGAAGACCCTTCCCCTGAGGAGCCAACCTCCTGTGCTGAGAGCTTCCGGGTCGACCTGGATAAGTCTGTGGCCCAGCTCGCAGGCAGCCGGCGGAGAGCAGACTCGGATCGTGTCCAGCCCTCCTCGGACCGGGTAGGCGGCCTTCCCCGACTCTGGGAAAAGCCAGACAAAGGGGCCACCTACACCCCACAGGCACCCAAGAAGTTGACCGCCACAGAAAAAAGCCGTTGTGCCTCCCTGGAGGAGATCTTGTCTCAGCGGGACGCTGCACCAGCCCACACCCTCCAACGACGGGCCGAggaccccccaacccccatcccaccccacccggGGCAGCTGTCCCGGATCCAGGACCTGGTAGCCAGGAAACTGGAGAAGACTCAGGAGCTGCTGGCAGAGGTTCAGGGACTGGGAGACGGGAAGCGAAAGGCCAAGGACCCCCCTCGGTCTCCTCCCGATTCTGAGTCAGAGCAGCTGCTGCTGGAGACGGAGCGGCTGCTGGGAGAGGCATCGTCGAATTGGAGCCAGGCGAAGAGGGTGCTGCAGGAGGTCAGGGAGCTGAGGGACCTGTACAGACAGATGGACCTGCAGACCCCCGACTCCCACCTCAGACAGACCACCCAGCACAGTCACTACCGGAAGAGCCTGATGTGA